One genomic region from uncultured Cohaesibacter sp. encodes:
- a CDS encoding transglutaminase family protein → MRMHFGCRFSFSLPAPTPMILLLNVHYSRASDLERPDLLVVDPAIPIEAFRDPFGNWGNRILAPAGTVTVSTDGVIRDSGTPDPINEDALQMPVEQLPSEVLTYLLPSRYCESDLLSDFAWQTFSHTPLGWKRVQAVCDYVHKQILFGYEHSRPTRTALETHQERVGVCRDFTHLAIAFCRCLNIPARYCTGYISDVGQGVVDAPMDFAAWMEVFLGGRWWVFDPRNNDLRFGRVLIARGRDAADVPMAHSFGQHELTGFSVWIDEVPDIIS, encoded by the coding sequence ATGAGAATGCACTTTGGGTGCCGATTTTCTTTTTCCCTTCCTGCTCCCACTCCGATGATCCTGCTGCTCAATGTGCACTATTCAAGAGCCAGCGATCTCGAACGCCCAGATCTTCTCGTTGTTGATCCTGCTATTCCGATCGAGGCATTCAGAGACCCGTTTGGAAACTGGGGCAACCGGATCTTGGCACCTGCGGGCACGGTTACGGTTTCCACTGACGGTGTCATCAGGGATTCTGGCACTCCGGATCCCATCAATGAAGACGCTCTTCAGATGCCGGTCGAGCAGTTGCCAAGCGAGGTGTTGACCTATCTTCTGCCTAGCCGATATTGCGAATCCGACCTGCTATCCGATTTTGCATGGCAGACCTTTAGTCACACTCCTTTGGGATGGAAGCGAGTTCAGGCCGTTTGCGATTATGTTCATAAGCAAATTCTCTTCGGCTACGAGCATTCGAGGCCAACCCGGACTGCTCTGGAAACGCATCAAGAGCGAGTTGGCGTGTGTCGCGACTTTACCCACCTGGCAATAGCCTTTTGCCGCTGCCTCAATATTCCTGCTCGTTACTGCACGGGCTACATTAGCGATGTGGGTCAGGGAGTGGTGGATGCGCCAATGGACTTTGCCGCCTGGATGGAGGTTTTTCTCGGAGGACGTTGGTGGGTGTTCGATCCGCGCAACAACGACCTCCGCTTTGGCCGCGTTCTTATCGCGCGCGGTCGTGATGCGGCTGATGTGCCCATGGCTCACAGTTTCGGACAGCACGAACTGACGGGCTTCTCTGTCTGGATAGATGAAGTGCCGGATATTATTTCCTAA
- a CDS encoding cold-shock protein, whose protein sequence is MTIGTVKYYNATTGFGAIAPNNGTKEALVHISDIERAGMTSLIDGLQLSYDLQRNTCGKRQAVNLQLVD, encoded by the coding sequence ATGACAATTGGTACAGTGAAATACTACAATGCAACGACAGGCTTCGGCGCTATCGCACCGAACAACGGCACCAAAGAGGCTCTCGTTCATATCTCAGACATCGAGCGGGCAGGTATGACCAGCTTGATCGACGGTTTGCAGCTTTCCTATGACCTGCAAAGAAATACTTGCGGCAAACGGCAGGCCGTCAATCTCCAACTCGTTGACTAA
- a CDS encoding transcriptional regulator, protein MTSIARSKAESRLAAIQKSQKEAMNEQEERTLKTRENISRLRALRLAKESEDRDLNATNKPVRRRQKAR, encoded by the coding sequence ATGACCAGTATTGCCAGATCTAAGGCAGAATCACGGCTCGCTGCTATTCAGAAGTCTCAAAAGGAGGCTATGAACGAGCAAGAAGAGCGGACACTTAAAACCCGCGAAAATATCTCACGGCTTAGGGCGCTGCGGCTCGCCAAAGAAAGCGAAGATCGGGACCTGAATGCGACAAATAAACCTGTGCGAAGACGCCAAAAAGCTCGCTAA
- a CDS encoding cold-shock protein codes for MITGTVKFFNSTKGFGFIAPDDGGKDAFVHISAVERSDIFSLTEGQKISYELESGRDGKSSAVNLQAAD; via the coding sequence ATGATTACTGGTACAGTTAAGTTTTTCAATTCCACCAAAGGTTTCGGTTTCATTGCTCCTGATGACGGCGGCAAAGATGCTTTCGTTCACATCTCAGCAGTCGAACGCTCTGACATCTTCTCCCTGACCGAAGGTCAGAAGATCTCCTACGAGTTGGAATCCGGCCGGGATGGAAAAAGCTCAGCAGTCAATCTGCAAGCAGCTGACTGA
- a CDS encoding NAD(P)-dependent oxidoreductase: MKLSLLLWGLAVKLRKASRNNAKLQSLLNARTASIRIGTKDQTVGRLFVFSKGHIFSQSGAKGGADLKMVWKDPDTAYKAMTSSDPESVSHALERGDLRLEGDLTVAQWFGHVIRTIKPAGPQTAPIEAVAVIGLGKMGSGLAHNIQQGGFPLTVFNRTAAKAKPFLDKGAILASSPKEAASHADIIVSSLMDDASIRSLVTAPDGVLAGLKPGGIHLCATTISPDMAREMVRLHDDHGCHFVSGAVVGRPDAAMAGELITFLAGEKESLARCMPVCETYSSSVMIMGEEPSLANYAKLSVNYVAVSCMALMGQIYSYGDAVGIAREFYGRLFETSFSSPILKMYAAKIRDQEFETGVGFELSGGLKDVKLMRVASDETSQSFDYAPMIIEKMEQAAAAGFEHSDWSVFTRTLD, encoded by the coding sequence ATGAAACTTTCACTTCTGCTTTGGGGCTTGGCTGTGAAGCTCAGGAAAGCCAGCCGCAACAATGCAAAATTGCAATCCCTTCTTAACGCTAGGACTGCATCCATCAGGATTGGCACGAAAGACCAAACCGTTGGTCGGCTCTTTGTTTTCAGCAAGGGACATATTTTCTCGCAATCGGGAGCCAAGGGCGGCGCTGATCTCAAGATGGTTTGGAAAGACCCTGACACCGCATACAAGGCAATGACATCTAGTGATCCAGAGTCTGTATCGCACGCTTTGGAGAGGGGAGACTTGCGACTTGAAGGCGATCTGACGGTTGCCCAGTGGTTTGGGCACGTCATCCGGACGATTAAACCTGCCGGACCGCAGACCGCTCCTATTGAGGCTGTTGCCGTGATTGGCCTTGGCAAAATGGGATCCGGTCTTGCTCACAATATTCAGCAGGGTGGATTTCCCCTCACGGTGTTTAACCGCACAGCCGCCAAGGCAAAACCCTTTCTGGACAAAGGAGCTATTCTAGCTTCAAGCCCAAAGGAAGCCGCCTCACATGCCGACATTATAGTCTCTAGCCTCATGGACGATGCGTCTATACGCAGCCTTGTCACGGCACCAGATGGCGTTCTGGCTGGGCTGAAACCAGGTGGCATTCATCTCTGCGCGACGACAATTTCACCTGACATGGCGAGAGAAATGGTACGCTTGCATGACGATCACGGCTGTCATTTCGTATCAGGGGCCGTCGTCGGGCGCCCAGACGCAGCCATGGCTGGAGAGCTAATCACCTTCCTAGCAGGCGAGAAGGAAAGCCTCGCGAGATGCATGCCGGTTTGTGAGACCTATTCGAGCTCTGTTATGATCATGGGCGAGGAGCCAAGTCTGGCCAATTACGCGAAACTGTCCGTCAACTATGTCGCTGTTTCCTGTATGGCATTGATGGGCCAGATCTATTCTTATGGTGATGCCGTTGGGATCGCCCGGGAATTTTATGGACGTTTGTTCGAGACCAGCTTTTCTAGCCCGATCCTCAAAATGTATGCCGCTAAAATTCGCGACCAGGAGTTTGAGACCGGAGTCGGGTTTGAACTTTCGGGCGGGTTGAAGGATGTAAAACTCATGCGAGTGGCATCGGATGAGACGTCCCAATCCTTCGACTATGCGCCGATGATCATCGAAAAGATGGAACAAGCCGCCGCGGCTGGCTTTGAGCATTCCGACTGGAGCGTGTTTACCCGAACCCTCGATTGA
- a CDS encoding TetR/AcrR family transcriptional regulator, whose amino-acid sequence MISPFQIRMLGYRIEYELCSVLETRIRDLHPDQEHHMQPIDSYRKIPKQERAQATVDAILEATARILEGERHASLTTNSIAELAGVSIGTLYQYFPDKNAILVALAREELTKTSQAVMESLSEPADGSALDEPIRASIRALLKGFKGRRFARGRLIEALLANGLSSELAYPVDLAMQEILTVQAKDCAKEAVHISEIRAYVLTRAIIGAIRAAVMENSNHFGTKAFEDELVRMAEKMIAQP is encoded by the coding sequence ATGATCTCTCCTTTTCAAATTAGAATGTTAGGTTATAGAATAGAATATGAGCTTTGCTCAGTTTTAGAAACTCGCATTCGAGACCTTCATCCGGATCAGGAGCATCATATGCAGCCAATTGATTCCTATAGGAAAATTCCGAAACAAGAGAGAGCTCAGGCAACTGTCGATGCAATTCTGGAAGCAACTGCTCGGATTTTGGAGGGCGAACGGCATGCTTCTCTGACCACAAATTCCATTGCCGAACTTGCAGGGGTGAGCATTGGCACGCTCTATCAATATTTCCCGGACAAGAACGCGATATTGGTCGCACTCGCCCGCGAGGAGCTGACAAAAACCAGCCAAGCGGTCATGGAAAGCCTCAGTGAACCAGCTGACGGGAGCGCTCTCGATGAACCCATAAGGGCAAGCATCAGGGCCTTGCTGAAGGGCTTCAAAGGAAGACGATTTGCGCGTGGGAGATTGATTGAAGCTCTGCTGGCCAATGGGCTCTCCAGCGAATTGGCTTACCCGGTCGATTTGGCAATGCAAGAAATTTTGACGGTGCAAGCGAAAGACTGCGCCAAAGAAGCGGTTCACATAAGCGAGATCAGAGCCTATGTCCTGACAAGGGCAATCATCGGGGCAATCAGGGCTGCGGTCATGGAGAACTCAAACCATTTTGGCACAAAGGCCTTCGAGGATGAGTTGGTGAGAATGGCAGAAAAAATGATTGCCCAGCCTTGA
- a CDS encoding ROK family protein codes for MQTTAGKILTVLRDQGPCSRADLARNIGLSTAAMSKFAAELLNSNIVREVDGTGKQSVGRPSIDLALNPETFLMIGAHITIGRVEIVLTDSLMKILETEHFEFDLEIDIDDLIGKLAGKIDVLVSKSGFQRSRFRGVGLTVPGAVDDDGRVNLFSVFSQWSNIAFADLLEEQLNLPVTLEHNAAAIALAESRFGAGRDKERVLYVYMGGGIGAGITYSRERSNSLRRCRQVELGHIVVDPHGAHCRCGKDGCLETLFSEGPLLKFLGCSSVPKEGLIEALMQTDFWLERYEHFLQILATSSILLLPDMIVLGGHFGAAPDTFFEKLEQDLIPRVTVPQHRAQLSVVRTSYLDEAGAVGAACAGLEQFIFGDPLQAQGRSRQSREIRGG; via the coding sequence TTGCAAACAACTGCCGGAAAAATCCTTACTGTTTTGCGTGACCAGGGGCCGTGTTCCAGAGCTGATTTGGCTAGAAATATCGGCTTGTCAACGGCAGCAATGTCGAAATTTGCTGCAGAGTTACTGAACTCCAACATCGTGCGTGAGGTTGATGGAACTGGCAAACAATCCGTTGGGCGCCCCTCCATCGATCTGGCTCTAAATCCCGAAACTTTCTTGATGATTGGCGCTCATATCACCATCGGTCGTGTCGAAATCGTTTTGACTGACAGCTTGATGAAAATACTTGAGACCGAACATTTCGAATTTGATTTGGAAATCGATATTGATGATCTCATTGGAAAACTAGCTGGAAAGATTGATGTATTGGTCTCGAAAAGTGGCTTTCAGCGGAGCCGCTTTCGGGGGGTAGGGCTTACAGTCCCTGGAGCTGTTGATGACGATGGCCGCGTCAATCTATTTTCTGTCTTTTCTCAATGGAGCAACATCGCCTTTGCCGATCTTCTTGAAGAACAACTGAACTTACCTGTGACATTGGAGCATAATGCTGCAGCCATTGCGCTAGCAGAGTCTCGCTTTGGAGCCGGACGGGACAAAGAGCGCGTTCTCTACGTCTATATGGGCGGTGGCATCGGAGCGGGGATTACTTATTCCCGAGAGAGAAGCAATAGCTTGAGGCGCTGTCGTCAGGTTGAACTGGGGCATATTGTTGTAGATCCACACGGGGCTCACTGCCGTTGTGGCAAAGACGGATGCCTTGAAACCCTATTCTCCGAGGGCCCTTTGCTGAAGTTTCTAGGGTGTTCATCGGTCCCTAAAGAAGGCCTGATCGAAGCTTTGATGCAAACAGATTTTTGGTTGGAGCGGTATGAGCATTTTCTTCAAATTCTGGCGACTTCAAGCATTCTTCTGCTTCCCGATATGATCGTCCTTGGAGGGCATTTCGGAGCTGCACCCGACACGTTTTTCGAAAAATTAGAACAGGATCTTATCCCGCGAGTAACTGTGCCCCAACATCGTGCGCAACTAAGTGTCGTGCGCACGTCATATCTGGACGAAGCCGGAGCCGTCGGGGCGGCCTGTGCTGGGCTTGAGCAATTTATCTTTGGAGATCCGCTACAGGCGCAGGGCCGATCTCGGCAAAGCCGAGAGATCCGAGGGGGATAG
- a CDS encoding ABC transporter permease, which produces MDKLATISLGIISFILGIGLWWFATYVGSTNLPSPVDVVIRCVELALNGQLFVDIVASMRRVLIGFLLGVSFAVPIGFLMGWYRLARGLIEPWVQFFRVIPPLAIIPLAIVTMGIDETPKIFVIFLAAFLSSVVATYQGVVNVDRTYINAARVLGASDWVIFRSVVVPASTPFILVGFRIGLGSAWATVVAAELIAAQSGLGFRMQQAQLYYDLPTIFVSLVAIGILGLIMDRLVGRADEYLTRWQEKGTA; this is translated from the coding sequence ATGGATAAACTCGCAACAATAAGCCTTGGTATTATTTCATTCATTCTCGGCATTGGGTTGTGGTGGTTTGCCACATATGTCGGGTCAACTAACCTTCCCAGTCCGGTTGATGTCGTCATCCGTTGCGTTGAACTGGCCTTAAACGGGCAGTTGTTTGTCGACATTGTTGCCTCGATGCGCCGTGTTCTTATTGGTTTTCTATTGGGAGTCAGCTTTGCGGTCCCTATCGGCTTTCTGATGGGGTGGTATCGATTGGCGAGGGGGCTCATAGAACCTTGGGTCCAGTTTTTTCGAGTTATTCCGCCGCTCGCTATAATCCCGCTGGCAATTGTGACTATGGGCATTGATGAAACGCCAAAGATTTTCGTGATTTTTCTTGCCGCATTTCTGTCTTCGGTCGTTGCCACCTATCAGGGGGTCGTCAATGTGGACCGGACCTATATCAATGCGGCTCGCGTCTTGGGAGCGTCCGACTGGGTAATTTTTCGCTCTGTTGTCGTTCCTGCCTCCACGCCGTTCATTCTCGTAGGATTCAGAATCGGACTTGGTTCGGCATGGGCTACCGTTGTGGCAGCCGAATTGATCGCCGCACAATCAGGGCTGGGTTTCCGGATGCAGCAGGCGCAGCTCTACTACGACCTTCCCACCATCTTTGTCAGCCTTGTTGCCATCGGTATATTGGGCCTCATCATGGATCGTTTGGTTGGGCGTGCCGATGAATATCTAACCCGGTGGCAAGAAAAGGGGACCGCATAA
- a CDS encoding ABC transporter ATP-binding protein, whose translation MAQPEPKIIFRHVNKVFGEGPGAFQAVKDFSLDIAEGEIVTVVGPSGCGKSTVMNIAAGLIPLTDGECLVHGREVKGPGPDRGVIFQQYALFPWLTVRKNVEFGLKLKGIKPAERRALAERYIDMVGLSDFADALPKMLSGGMKQRCAIARAYAVDPEVLLMDEPFGALDALTRVRLQEQLLDTWAQDKRTIMFITHDVDEAVYLANRVIVMAARPGRLNKIINVDLPYPRTDEIRLSEEFIRIRNEVWRGVYSRGADAA comes from the coding sequence ATGGCCCAGCCAGAACCCAAGATAATATTCAGGCACGTAAACAAGGTTTTTGGAGAAGGGCCGGGGGCTTTTCAGGCGGTGAAAGACTTTAGTCTGGACATTGCCGAAGGCGAAATCGTGACCGTAGTTGGCCCCTCCGGGTGCGGCAAGTCGACAGTGATGAATATCGCCGCAGGGCTTATTCCGCTCACCGATGGTGAATGTCTTGTCCATGGGCGTGAAGTGAAAGGCCCGGGACCAGATCGGGGCGTCATCTTCCAACAATATGCTCTCTTCCCGTGGTTGACTGTGCGCAAGAATGTGGAGTTCGGCTTGAAGTTGAAAGGCATCAAACCGGCAGAGAGGCGGGCTTTGGCCGAACGTTATATCGACATGGTCGGTCTTTCCGACTTTGCTGATGCGCTTCCCAAAATGCTGTCGGGTGGTATGAAACAACGGTGCGCCATAGCCCGAGCCTATGCAGTTGATCCCGAGGTCTTGCTGATGGACGAACCATTTGGCGCCTTGGATGCACTGACCCGAGTGCGCTTGCAGGAGCAGCTCTTAGATACCTGGGCACAAGATAAACGCACGATCATGTTCATCACTCACGATGTAGACGAAGCTGTTTACTTGGCCAATCGCGTGATTGTGATGGCAGCCCGGCCCGGGCGCCTGAACAAGATAATTAACGTTGATCTGCCCTATCCACGCACAGATGAAATCCGGCTTTCGGAGGAGTTTATAAGAATCCGGAATGAAGTCTGGCGAGGTGTCTATAGCCGCGGAGCAGATGCAGCTTAA
- a CDS encoding aliphatic sulfonate ABC transporter substrate-binding protein — protein MAITKRTLVKALGAGLIGISLGFMTSVASFAGTDEIRMGYIADYFGTSMAAIATQKGLWEKHGLNADLKVFTNGPIQVQALGAGSLDFAYIGPGALWLPASGKAKVIAVNALGYTDRVIAQPGIETIADLKGKKVGVPEGTSGDMLLRLALERAGLTLDDIEVVRMDPSTIVTAFGSGQVDAAGIWYPFVEVIRKRIPDMKELTSNEDFFPDVAFPSSFIVSDAMSGNTDVVKKVNAVIKEALDFRRDNMDEAVAITAKFLNVPEGPLAMEAKLAKLPSSKELEELTKAGKVDAWFDTLARLYADFGKIKDPLPAKDFYLSDLYAE, from the coding sequence ATGGCTATTACCAAACGAACACTGGTCAAGGCTTTGGGGGCGGGATTAATCGGGATCTCGCTAGGATTTATGACCAGCGTGGCATCGTTCGCCGGAACAGATGAAATCCGGATGGGCTACATTGCGGATTACTTCGGAACAAGCATGGCTGCTATAGCAACCCAAAAAGGTCTTTGGGAAAAGCATGGCCTCAATGCAGACCTGAAAGTGTTCACCAACGGTCCGATTCAGGTGCAGGCTCTTGGAGCAGGTTCTCTTGATTTCGCTTATATCGGACCTGGTGCTCTTTGGCTTCCTGCTTCTGGTAAGGCCAAAGTCATCGCAGTCAATGCGCTCGGTTATACAGACCGTGTTATTGCTCAGCCAGGAATCGAAACTATTGCTGACCTGAAGGGTAAGAAGGTTGGTGTGCCAGAAGGAACCTCAGGTGACATGCTGCTGCGTCTTGCGCTTGAACGGGCGGGCTTGACGCTAGACGATATAGAAGTGGTCAGGATGGATCCGAGCACAATCGTCACAGCTTTCGGATCGGGTCAAGTGGATGCTGCTGGCATCTGGTATCCCTTTGTAGAGGTTATCCGCAAACGCATTCCGGACATGAAGGAACTCACGTCCAACGAAGACTTCTTTCCCGATGTTGCGTTTCCTTCCAGCTTTATCGTTAGCGATGCCATGAGCGGCAATACCGATGTGGTCAAGAAGGTCAACGCGGTGATCAAAGAAGCCTTGGATTTCCGTCGCGACAATATGGACGAAGCGGTCGCAATTACAGCCAAATTCCTCAATGTTCCAGAGGGCCCTCTGGCCATGGAAGCCAAGCTTGCCAAGCTACCGAGCAGCAAGGAATTGGAAGAGTTGACCAAAGCCGGCAAAGTGGATGCCTGGTTCGATACGCTGGCTCGGCTATATGCCGACTTCGGCAAGATCAAGGATCCTTTGCCAGCAAAGGATTTCTATCTGTCGGATCTTTACGCTGAATAA
- a CDS encoding sulfatase: MRPNIIFVMSDDHASRAISAYGGGLNHTPHLDRLANEGMRHDAVYVTNSICTPSRAAILTGTYNHVNCVTTLDTHIDNRLPNVAKHLRSSGYRTGMFGKWHLGEGKEHEPTGFDEWAVVPGQGDYWDPMFIHPEGERRHPGYATDLIMDMSLDFIKRCGDEPFFLMCHNKAPHRNFQPHPRYDHLWANEDLPLPETFNDDYANRAAAAEAAQMRIKSDMTYEDLGLVQPEGPAEQVGELVTDYWPQRKIPELAPGETITVIDQKTGENITFDDPQAFAEFRYQRYMKRYLRTIQAIDDNVGRLLDYLDKTGKAENTIVIYTSDQGFFLGEHGWFDKRFMYEESLQMPFLVRYPAAIKPGSVSSDIACNVDFAPTFLDFAGLPVPSYMQGTSMRPVLEGATPDNWDQLAYHRYWMHNDEIHHAYAHYGIRDPRYKLIYWYNKDLGQLGARPNDAPPEWELFDCEKDPFELTNLADDPAYAEIFSTMLSKLDQKMADIGDVPEHCSEEVRAALPSL; this comes from the coding sequence ATGCGTCCCAACATTATATTCGTCATGTCCGACGACCATGCCAGTCGAGCCATCTCGGCCTATGGCGGTGGGCTGAACCATACGCCACATCTTGACCGGTTGGCCAATGAGGGTATGCGCCACGATGCAGTGTATGTCACGAATTCCATTTGCACCCCTAGTCGCGCAGCCATATTGACGGGCACCTATAATCACGTCAATTGCGTTACAACGCTGGATACGCATATCGACAATCGCCTCCCCAATGTGGCCAAGCATCTGCGTAGCAGCGGTTATCGCACAGGCATGTTTGGCAAATGGCATTTGGGCGAAGGCAAAGAACATGAGCCAACGGGGTTTGACGAGTGGGCAGTTGTACCAGGCCAAGGGGACTATTGGGACCCGATGTTTATCCATCCTGAAGGGGAGCGGCGCCATCCGGGCTATGCAACAGATCTTATCATGGACATGTCACTCGACTTCATTAAACGTTGCGGTGATGAGCCATTTTTCCTGATGTGTCACAACAAGGCGCCACATCGGAACTTCCAGCCTCATCCGCGCTATGATCATCTTTGGGCGAACGAAGACCTGCCGCTGCCGGAAACATTCAATGATGACTATGCCAATCGGGCTGCAGCTGCAGAAGCGGCCCAAATGCGCATTAAATCAGACATGACCTACGAAGATCTCGGGCTTGTTCAGCCTGAGGGACCGGCAGAGCAGGTTGGGGAGTTGGTAACGGACTATTGGCCACAGCGAAAAATCCCTGAATTGGCTCCTGGAGAAACAATTACTGTCATTGACCAGAAAACGGGTGAGAATATCACTTTCGATGATCCGCAGGCTTTCGCTGAATTCAGATATCAGCGCTATATGAAACGATACTTGCGCACGATCCAAGCCATTGATGACAATGTCGGGCGATTGCTTGACTATCTCGACAAGACCGGCAAGGCAGAAAACACGATCGTGATCTACACGTCCGATCAGGGTTTCTTCCTCGGCGAACACGGCTGGTTCGACAAACGCTTCATGTATGAAGAATCTCTACAGATGCCGTTCCTTGTTCGCTATCCGGCCGCCATCAAACCGGGCAGCGTGAGCTCTGATATTGCCTGCAATGTGGACTTTGCGCCGACCTTCCTTGATTTTGCAGGACTTCCGGTGCCCAGCTATATGCAAGGAACATCAATGCGCCCTGTTCTGGAAGGCGCAACGCCGGATAACTGGGATCAGTTGGCCTATCATCGCTATTGGATGCACAATGACGAGATTCATCACGCCTACGCCCATTATGGTATCCGTGATCCCCGTTACAAGCTGATCTATTGGTACAACAAGGATCTTGGACAGCTTGGAGCACGGCCGAATGATGCGCCACCTGAATGGGAGCTGTTTGATTGCGAGAAAGACCCGTTCGAACTCACCAATCTTGCCGATGACCCTGCCTATGCAGAAATATTCAGCACGATGCTATCGAAGCTGGATCAAAAGATGGCCGATATTGGCGATGTTCCAGAGCATTGCAGCGAGGAGGTCCGAGCTGCTTTGCCCTCTCTTTGA
- a CDS encoding anaerobic sulfatase maturase, whose translation MTIYTESPFQVMAKPIGPRCNLDCKYCYYLEKEDLYSQTKRFEMPAEILETYIRDFIASQANLKGTDIWFNWQGGEPTILGVDYFQKIVDLQAHYAPKGKKIRNALQTNGTLIDTCWARFLKENNFLVGISIDGPEEIHDLYRYDRAGRASFAKVMAGYELLNKYGVEHNILTVVHRDSAKRPLEVYRFLREIGAQFIQFIPIVERSPDAQKLAPAPQIDEDGVEYKVTSWSVLPRTYGSFLTTIFDEWVQRDVGQVFVQFFDMQLGLFMGQPASLCVFAETCGQGLALEHNGDLYACDHYVYPQFKLGNITQEPIDLLANSPEQMSFGNAKRDTLTQQCLGCDIRFACNGGCPKHRFLKSKDGEPGHNYFCHSTTHFVKHAGPTLQVMANLIRAGRPASDIMPILRQGDWNTHSRSGMKTPSVGRNDPCPCGSGRKYKHCCMQG comes from the coding sequence ATGACAATATATACTGAAAGTCCCTTTCAGGTTATGGCCAAACCGATTGGACCGAGATGTAACCTTGATTGCAAATATTGTTATTATCTGGAGAAAGAGGATCTCTATTCGCAGACCAAGCGGTTCGAAATGCCTGCGGAGATTCTCGAAACATATATCCGCGACTTTATCGCCTCTCAAGCAAACCTCAAAGGAACGGATATCTGGTTCAATTGGCAAGGAGGCGAGCCGACCATATTGGGCGTTGACTACTTTCAAAAAATTGTCGACTTGCAGGCACACTATGCTCCCAAGGGAAAGAAGATCCGCAACGCCTTGCAGACCAATGGCACACTGATCGATACGTGCTGGGCCCGTTTCTTAAAAGAGAACAATTTTCTGGTCGGTATCAGTATTGATGGCCCGGAAGAGATCCATGATCTCTATCGCTATGACCGGGCAGGGCGCGCCAGTTTTGCCAAGGTCATGGCCGGCTATGAGCTTCTGAACAAATATGGGGTCGAGCATAATATTCTGACAGTCGTTCATCGCGACAGTGCGAAACGCCCGCTTGAAGTCTATCGTTTCTTGAGAGAAATTGGCGCGCAATTTATCCAGTTTATACCGATAGTGGAACGCTCACCCGATGCGCAAAAGCTCGCACCAGCGCCACAGATTGATGAGGATGGCGTTGAATATAAAGTAACCTCATGGAGCGTCTTGCCACGCACCTATGGCAGTTTTCTAACCACAATCTTCGATGAGTGGGTTCAGCGGGATGTTGGTCAGGTTTTTGTTCAGTTCTTTGACATGCAACTGGGCCTTTTTATGGGGCAACCTGCATCTCTGTGTGTTTTTGCCGAAACGTGCGGGCAGGGGCTCGCTTTGGAGCATAACGGCGATCTTTATGCTTGCGATCACTATGTCTATCCGCAATTCAAGCTTGGCAATATCACGCAAGAACCGATTGATTTATTGGCAAATTCGCCCGAACAGATGAGCTTTGGCAATGCTAAGAGAGACACTCTTACTCAACAGTGCCTCGGCTGTGATATTCGCTTTGCCTGCAATGGCGGATGCCCCAAGCATCGTTTTCTCAAAAGCAAGGATGGAGAACCGGGGCATAATTATTTCTGTCACTCCACCACGCATTTTGTCAAACATGCCGGGCCAACCTTGCAAGTGATGGCCAATCTTATTCGGGCGGGGCGCCCTGCGAGCGATATTATGCCGATCCTGCGGCAAGGGGATTGGAACACCCACTCCCGATCCGGCATGAAGACCCCATCTGTCGGCCGTAATGATCCGTGCCCTTGTGGGAGCGGGAGAAAGTATAAGCATTGTTGCATGCAGGGCTAA